The nucleotide sequence TTGCGCTGCATCAGACTGGGAAACTTTCAGCTCAGATAATAACTGGGCTGAAGCCTGTAACTTTTGTGTGATAAGTGATTGATACTGCTTTTCTCCAGCATCAGCTAAAATTGCACTGACAGTGATCATTCCGATCAGCGGCAACAGGAACAAAAGGTAAAATTTTTCCTGCAGCTTAAGGTGAATGAGGTATTTATCAATCCATCGAAATGCAACTTCTTTCATTTTGTCTTCCTGAATAAAGGGTGGTGTGGCGTAAGTGAATACTAATATTTTATCTTTTAAATAGGGCTAATCTTGAGGTGATATATGTCACAAATTTGCGTCTTGGTCAGAGTCACGGGCCATGTTCAGGGAGTGGGGTTTCGTTTTCATACTGCGCATGAAGGATTGAAAATCGGTGTGAGCGGCTATGCGAAGAATTTACCCGACGGCAGCGTCGAAGTGTTAGCGTGCGGGAAAGCTGAAAAAGTCGAACAACTGGTGGATTGGCTGGCCAGTGGCCCGCGCACATCCCGGGTGGACAGTATTAGCCGGGATGAGCTGGAATGGCGTGCCATGGATGGTTTCGAAATCATTTAGCCGAAGCTGTATGGCCCCGGCTAATGGATCACAGACATTTTGCCGGTTTAGGTAACCCTGCCAGTTTGGTGGCTTGTTTCGCCGGTCCTTTGGGAAAGAGTTTGAACAGATACTTGGAACTGCCTTTTTCTTCACCGTATTTTTTTGCCATTGCCTTCACCAGCATGCGGATAGCCGGTGAGGTATTAAATTCCAGATAGAATTCACGAACAAAAGTGATCACTT is from Photobacterium sp. TLY01 and encodes:
- a CDS encoding TusE/DsrC/DsvC family sulfur relay protein, with the translated sequence MLEFDGNVIDTDAQGYLKNVSDWTPELVPLLAREEGVALTDAHWEVITFVREFYLEFNTSPAIRMLVKAMAKKYGEEKGSSKYLFKLFPKGPAKQATKLAGLPKPAKCL
- the yccX gene encoding acylphosphatase, producing the protein MSQICVLVRVTGHVQGVGFRFHTAHEGLKIGVSGYAKNLPDGSVEVLACGKAEKVEQLVDWLASGPRTSRVDSISRDELEWRAMDGFEII